From a region of the Actinomadura luzonensis genome:
- a CDS encoding MFS transporter, which translates to MALTNVGRRGRQEARPRRPMLVLAICCTSLFIVGLDNTIVNVALPSIRRDLGASVSGLQWIIDAYTVVLASLLMLSGSTGDRVGRRRTFQTGLALFTLGSLLCSLAPGLGWLIAARALQAIGGSMLNPVAMSIITNTFTEPRERARAIGVWGAVVGISMALGPPLGGVLVASIGWRSIFWINIPVGLAALALCALFVPESRAPRPRPVDAVGQVLVVVLLASLTYGLIEAPDAGWASAQTLGCFALAALALAVLVPYELRRREPLINPRFFRSVPFAGATVIAVCGFATLGGFLFLNTLYLQETLGYSALHAGLLTLPMAALTVVCSPVSGRIVGAAGPRVPLVIAGTALTASMLILTTLTAHTPLWLLITAYVLFGLGFGMLNAPITNTAVSGMPVAQAGVAAAVASTSRQIGQSLGVAVLGALVTSAVRGPLPTGFPQASHIGWWVGAGCGAVILLLGILTTGHWAKQSAARTAERLIHGSTRTADT; encoded by the coding sequence ATGGCACTAACTAATGTCGGCCGCCGCGGCCGTCAGGAGGCCCGGCCGCGCAGGCCGATGCTCGTCCTGGCCATCTGCTGCACGAGCCTGTTCATCGTCGGGCTGGACAACACGATCGTGAACGTCGCGCTGCCGTCCATCCGGCGCGACCTCGGCGCCTCGGTCTCCGGCCTGCAGTGGATCATCGACGCGTACACCGTCGTGCTGGCCTCGCTGCTGATGTTGTCCGGCTCGACCGGCGACCGGGTCGGCCGGCGGCGCACCTTCCAGACCGGTCTCGCCCTGTTCACGCTGGGGTCCCTGCTGTGCTCGCTGGCGCCCGGCCTGGGCTGGCTGATCGCGGCCCGCGCGCTGCAGGCCATCGGCGGCTCGATGCTCAACCCCGTCGCCATGTCGATCATCACCAACACCTTCACCGAGCCGCGCGAGCGGGCCCGCGCGATCGGCGTCTGGGGCGCGGTCGTCGGCATCAGCATGGCGCTCGGCCCGCCGCTCGGCGGCGTGCTGGTGGCCTCGATCGGCTGGCGGTCCATCTTCTGGATCAACATCCCGGTCGGTCTGGCGGCGCTGGCGCTGTGCGCGCTGTTCGTGCCGGAGTCGCGCGCGCCGCGCCCGCGGCCGGTGGACGCCGTGGGGCAGGTGCTGGTCGTGGTGCTGCTGGCGAGCCTCACCTACGGGCTGATCGAGGCGCCCGACGCCGGCTGGGCCTCGGCGCAGACGCTGGGCTGCTTCGCGCTCGCCGCGCTGGCGCTGGCCGTGCTGGTGCCGTACGAGCTGCGCCGCCGCGAGCCGCTGATCAACCCGCGCTTCTTCCGCAGCGTCCCGTTCGCGGGAGCCACGGTGATCGCGGTGTGCGGCTTCGCCACGCTCGGCGGCTTCCTGTTCCTCAACACCCTCTACCTCCAGGAGACCCTGGGCTACTCCGCCCTGCACGCCGGCCTGCTGACCCTGCCCATGGCCGCGCTCACGGTGGTCTGCTCGCCGGTGTCGGGCCGCATCGTCGGCGCCGCCGGGCCGCGCGTCCCCCTGGTCATCGCCGGGACCGCGCTCACCGCCAGCATGCTCATCCTGACCACGCTCACCGCGCACACCCCGCTGTGGCTGCTCATCACGGCGTACGTGCTGTTCGGGCTCGGGTTCGGGATGCTGAACGCGCCCATCACCAACACCGCCGTCTCCGGCATGCCGGTCGCGCAGGCCGGGGTCGCCGCCGCGGTGGCCTCCACCAGCCGGCAGATCGGCCAGTCGCTCGGCGTCGCCGTGCTCGGCGCGCTGGTCACCTCCGCCGTACGCGGCCCGCTGCCCACCGGCTTCCCCCAGGCCAGCCACATCGGCTGGTGGGTCGGCGCCGGGTGCGGCGCGGTGATCCTGCTTCTCGGTATCCTCACCACAGGCCACTGGGCCAAGCAGAGCGCCGCCCGCACCGCAGAGCGGCTCATCCACGGCTCGACGAGGACGGCGGACACCTGA
- a CDS encoding MarR family winged helix-turn-helix transcriptional regulator, with amino-acid sequence MSDPAPPDARATAVARVWAAMRVLVLEEEDRRKEVADTLGISFSRARALRRLLPGPLTMRELTARLSTEKPYTTLVVDDLEERGYVRRTVHPDDRRSKIVTLTDAGRAAAERADRILARPPRRLAALAPDDLAALDRILTGLFAAEP; translated from the coding sequence ATGAGCGACCCAGCGCCCCCCGACGCGCGCGCCACCGCCGTCGCCCGGGTGTGGGCGGCGATGCGCGTGCTGGTGCTGGAGGAGGAGGACCGCCGCAAGGAGGTCGCCGACACGCTCGGCATCAGCTTCTCCCGCGCCAGGGCGCTGCGCCGCCTGCTGCCCGGCCCGCTGACCATGCGCGAGCTGACGGCCCGGCTGAGCACCGAGAAGCCGTACACGACGCTGGTCGTGGACGACCTGGAGGAGCGCGGCTACGTGCGCCGCACCGTGCACCCGGACGACCGGCGCAGCAAGATCGTCACGCTGACGGACGCCGGCCGGGCCGCCGCCGAGCGGGCCGACCGCATCCTGGCCCGCCCGCCGCGCCGCCTGGCCGCACTCGCCCCCGACGACCTGGCGGCCCTCGACCGCATCCTGACCGGCCTGTTCGCCGCCGAGCCCTGA
- a CDS encoding response regulator transcription factor → MRVLVVEDERRMAAALQRGLQAEGFAVDLAHDGEEGLHAARQGDYDVVVLDIMLPRLSGYNVCKQLRAEENWVPILMLSAKDGEYDMADGLDLGADDYLTKPFSYVVLVARLRALLRRDAGRRPAVLQAGDLSLDPARRRVERDGASIELTPREFALLEYLLRRRDEVVSKSEILEHVWDTFDTDPNVVEVYVGYLRRKIDAPFGRNALQTVRGAGYRLAGDGG, encoded by the coding sequence ATGAGAGTACTTGTCGTCGAGGACGAGCGGCGGATGGCGGCGGCGCTCCAGCGCGGCCTCCAGGCCGAGGGCTTCGCCGTGGACCTCGCCCACGACGGCGAGGAGGGCCTGCACGCGGCCCGGCAGGGCGACTACGACGTCGTGGTGCTCGACATCATGCTGCCCCGGCTGTCCGGCTACAACGTGTGCAAACAGCTCCGCGCCGAGGAGAACTGGGTGCCGATCCTCATGCTGTCGGCCAAGGACGGCGAGTACGACATGGCCGACGGCCTCGACCTCGGCGCCGACGACTACCTGACCAAGCCGTTCTCGTACGTGGTGCTGGTGGCCCGGCTGCGGGCGCTGCTGCGCAGGGACGCGGGCCGGCGGCCGGCGGTGCTGCAGGCCGGCGACCTGTCGCTGGACCCGGCGCGGCGGCGGGTGGAGCGCGACGGCGCCTCGATCGAGCTGACGCCGCGCGAGTTCGCGCTGCTGGAGTACCTGCTGCGGCGGCGCGACGAGGTGGTGTCGAAGTCGGAGATCCTGGAGCACGTCTGGGACACCTTCGACACCGACCCGAACGTGGTCGAGGTGTACGTCGGCTATCTGCGGCGCAAGATCGACGCCCCGTTCGGCAGGAACGCGCTGCAGACCGTGCGCGGCGCCGGGTACCGGCTGGCGGGCGACGGTGGCTGA
- a CDS encoding ABC transporter ATP-binding protein — MSALTQEAGLPSGAAPPAPDPAAAIVTRGLTKRFRGGQVAVDALDLTVPRGAVFGFLGPNGSGKTTTIRMLLGLVTPTAGRFSVLGLPPAQALTRVGALVEGPAFYPYLSGAANLLRFDAADPAAERGTARRRVAAALDRVGLAAAAGKRYRAYSLGMRQRLAIAAALLGPRELLILDEPTNGLDPQGTREVRALVKEIAAEGTTVFVSSHLLAEVEQMCTHAAIMRAGRLVAQGTIASLSAGRVPLIRVETPDAAAAARVLGTLGLAAVRAEGDEVTAELGAARPETINAALVGQEVAVRGLAVVRPSLEDVFVGLTGEGFDVDG, encoded by the coding sequence GTGAGCGCCCTGACGCAGGAAGCGGGGCTGCCCTCCGGGGCGGCCCCGCCCGCGCCGGACCCCGCCGCCGCCATCGTCACCCGCGGCCTCACCAAGCGCTTCCGCGGCGGCCAGGTCGCGGTGGACGCGCTGGACCTGACCGTGCCGCGCGGCGCCGTGTTCGGCTTCCTCGGGCCCAACGGCTCGGGCAAGACCACCACGATCCGCATGCTGCTCGGCCTGGTCACGCCCACGGCGGGCCGGTTCTCGGTGCTCGGGCTGCCGCCCGCGCAGGCCCTGACCCGGGTGGGGGCGCTGGTCGAGGGGCCGGCGTTCTACCCGTACCTGTCGGGCGCGGCCAACCTGCTGCGTTTCGACGCCGCCGACCCGGCCGCCGAGCGCGGCACCGCCCGGCGGCGGGTCGCCGCCGCGCTCGACCGCGTCGGCCTGGCCGCCGCGGCGGGCAAGCGCTACCGCGCCTACTCCCTCGGCATGCGCCAGCGCCTGGCCATCGCCGCCGCCCTGCTGGGGCCGCGCGAGCTGCTGATCCTGGACGAGCCCACCAACGGCCTCGACCCTCAGGGCACCCGCGAGGTGCGCGCGCTGGTCAAGGAGATCGCCGCCGAGGGCACCACCGTCTTCGTCTCCTCGCACCTGCTGGCCGAGGTCGAGCAGATGTGCACGCACGCGGCCATCATGCGGGCCGGCCGGCTGGTCGCGCAGGGCACGATCGCCTCGCTGAGCGCCGGGCGGGTGCCGCTGATCCGCGTGGAGACGCCCGACGCGGCCGCGGCGGCCCGGGTGCTCGGCACGCTCGGCCTGGCCGCGGTGCGGGCGGAGGGGGACGAGGTGACCGCCGAGCTCGGCGCGGCCCGGCCCGAGACGATCAATGCGGCTCTGGTGGGGCAGGAGGTGGCGGTACGGGGGTTGGCGGTCGTCCGGCCGAGCCTCGAGGACGTGTTCGTCGGACTGACGGGAGAAGGATTCGATGTCGACGGCTGA
- a CDS encoding neutral zinc metallopeptidase produces MPWPPPGHGRQGRQPQPPQPQSQPQGGNPYGQPPAAPPPGYPPPPGYPPPPPQGPPGYPQGPGYPQGQPAYPPQGAPQHDGLTRPYTQQMPPPPPPPPQYAQHYRQPAPPPPPPPPPPMPPRQWQHPPPRRRSGMGVVGVLGAVFGAMAALFVLLVVGAAMLKSSSRSETTTPIAVPTYEPPSRFTREPSPDPSSTATRRPTPRQTRTPEETVTPPARVTVNTSLKNNTLYRAGALPRLNCRAGNVSIFSHSQLKALILRTGKCMDRAWGPLLEKQGFDFSPPGYAIASGRGRGACGDYPHAGSMVPYYCPRNETIYASTSAMARGNGNARGYGQIISWHGGIISMMAHEYGHHVQNETGLMNSWWDSTLDSSSQSSKLALSRRLELQATCLGGLWMRSVASSYPVSTANRSRLFWFYGQVGDYPGWPRDHGTPANNNRWFRQGWERNKPFQCNTWMAPSSTVS; encoded by the coding sequence TTGCCGTGGCCGCCGCCCGGCCACGGCCGGCAGGGCCGGCAGCCCCAGCCGCCGCAGCCCCAGTCCCAGCCGCAGGGCGGCAACCCGTACGGGCAGCCGCCCGCCGCGCCGCCGCCGGGATACCCGCCGCCGCCCGGATACCCCCCGCCGCCGCCGCAGGGCCCGCCGGGGTACCCGCAGGGGCCCGGGTACCCGCAGGGGCAGCCCGCGTACCCGCCGCAGGGGGCGCCGCAGCACGACGGCCTGACGCGGCCCTACACGCAGCAGATGCCGCCGCCGCCTCCCCCGCCGCCGCAGTACGCGCAACACTACCGGCAGCCCGCGCCTCCCCCTCCTCCGCCGCCGCCCCCGCCGATGCCGCCGCGGCAGTGGCAGCATCCGCCGCCGCGCCGCCGGTCCGGCATGGGCGTGGTCGGCGTGCTGGGCGCCGTGTTCGGCGCGATGGCGGCGCTGTTCGTGCTGCTCGTCGTGGGGGCGGCGATGCTGAAGAGCTCGTCGCGGTCGGAGACGACGACGCCGATCGCGGTCCCGACGTACGAGCCGCCGTCGCGCTTCACCCGTGAGCCGTCGCCGGACCCGAGCAGCACCGCCACCAGGCGGCCGACGCCGCGGCAGACCCGCACGCCGGAGGAGACGGTGACGCCGCCGGCCAGGGTCACGGTCAACACGAGCCTGAAGAACAACACGCTGTACCGGGCGGGCGCGCTGCCCCGGCTGAACTGCCGGGCGGGCAACGTCAGCATCTTCAGCCACAGCCAGCTCAAGGCGCTGATCCTGAGGACCGGCAAGTGCATGGACCGCGCGTGGGGGCCGCTGCTGGAGAAGCAGGGCTTCGACTTCAGCCCGCCGGGCTACGCCATCGCCTCCGGCCGCGGCCGGGGCGCGTGCGGCGACTACCCGCACGCCGGCAGCATGGTGCCGTACTACTGCCCGCGCAACGAGACGATCTACGCCTCGACCTCGGCCATGGCGCGCGGCAACGGCAACGCGCGCGGCTACGGCCAGATCATCTCCTGGCACGGCGGCATCATCAGCATGATGGCCCACGAGTACGGCCACCACGTCCAGAACGAGACGGGCCTGATGAACTCCTGGTGGGACAGCACGCTGGACAGCTCCAGCCAGAGCTCGAAGCTGGCGCTCAGCCGGCGGCTGGAGCTGCAGGCCACCTGTCTCGGCGGCCTGTGGATGCGCTCGGTGGCCTCCTCCTACCCGGTCAGCACGGCCAACAGGAGCCGGCTGTTCTGGTTCTACGGCCAGGTGGGCGACTACCCGGGCTGGCCGCGCGACCACGGAACGCCGGCCAACAACAACCGGTGGTTCCGCCAAGGTTGGGAGAGGAACAAGCCGTTCCAGTGCAACACGTGGATGGCTCCGTCCTCGACAGTGTCCTGA
- a CDS encoding sensor histidine kinase, with product MAEGAPPSRSPMAWWRRQGLRFRLTAVAAAVLALALALSASVLLSVLDRALMATVDDSTRQQADVVRVAADAGTLTSPITTHDGTIVQVLDARGRITHVTYGTDRLVPLLDAAGRAAALTSGRAVEVDGRPYAVPGFLHVVVLSADHGQTVLAARSVSEIRTSLGTASRVLMVGTPALVVLLAVASWLMIGRTLRPIAALRRGADGITHTARSRRLPVPASRDEVHFLATTLNGMLARLEEAEQRQRGLVSDAAHELRSPLASIRLQLEVALGHPEGQDWRETAEGVLEDTLRLSRLAEDLLALARLDERGGVPARSEPVELDEVVRRAVDRYAEARLTACDPVVVRGDALDLSRVLTNLMDNAVRHTSSKVEVALTADGVLTVTDDGPGIPEQDRERVFNRFTRLDSGRSRDEGGAGLGLAIVRETVRAHGGTVALEDAAPGLRAVVRLPVSR from the coding sequence GTGGCTGAGGGCGCCCCGCCCTCGCGCTCGCCGATGGCGTGGTGGCGGCGGCAGGGGCTGCGCTTCCGGCTGACGGCCGTGGCCGCCGCCGTGCTCGCGCTGGCGCTGGCGTTGTCGGCGTCGGTGCTGCTCAGCGTCCTGGACCGGGCGCTGATGGCCACCGTCGACGACAGCACCAGGCAGCAGGCCGACGTGGTGCGCGTCGCGGCCGACGCCGGCACGCTGACCAGCCCGATCACCACCCACGACGGCACGATCGTGCAGGTGCTCGACGCGCGGGGCCGGATCACGCACGTCACCTACGGCACCGACCGGCTGGTGCCGCTGCTGGACGCCGCCGGCCGGGCCGCGGCGCTGACCTCGGGCAGGGCGGTGGAGGTGGACGGGCGGCCGTACGCCGTCCCGGGCTTCCTGCACGTGGTGGTGCTCAGCGCCGACCACGGCCAGACCGTGCTCGCGGCCCGGTCCGTCAGCGAGATCAGGACCAGCCTCGGCACGGCCTCCCGGGTGCTGATGGTGGGCACGCCCGCGCTGGTCGTGCTGCTCGCCGTGGCGAGCTGGCTGATGATCGGGCGCACGCTGCGCCCGATCGCCGCGCTGCGCAGGGGCGCCGACGGGATCACGCACACCGCCCGCTCGCGGCGGCTGCCGGTGCCGGCCTCGCGCGACGAGGTGCACTTCCTGGCCACCACGCTCAACGGCATGCTGGCCCGGCTGGAGGAGGCCGAGCAGCGTCAGCGCGGCCTCGTCTCCGACGCCGCGCACGAGCTGCGCAGCCCCCTGGCCAGCATCCGGCTGCAACTGGAGGTGGCGCTCGGCCACCCCGAGGGCCAGGACTGGCGGGAGACCGCCGAGGGCGTCCTGGAGGACACCCTGCGCCTGTCCCGGCTGGCCGAGGACCTGCTCGCGCTGGCCCGGCTGGACGAGCGCGGCGGCGTCCCGGCCAGGAGCGAGCCGGTCGAGCTGGACGAGGTGGTGCGCCGGGCCGTGGACCGTTACGCCGAGGCCCGGCTGACGGCCTGCGACCCGGTCGTGGTCCGCGGCGACGCGCTGGACCTGAGCCGGGTGCTGACCAACCTCATGGACAACGCCGTGCGGCACACCTCCTCCAAGGTCGAGGTGGCGCTGACCGCCGACGGCGTGCTCACGGTCACCGACGACGGCCCCGGCATCCCGGAGCAGGACCGTGAGCGCGTGTTCAACCGCTTCACCAGGCTCGACTCCGGGCGGAGCAGGGACGAGGGCGGCGCCGGGCTCGGGCTGGCCATCGTGCGCGAGACCGTGCGGGCGCACGGCGGCACGGTGGCCTTGGAGGACGCCGCGCCAGGACTGCGTGCGGTGGTGCGGCTTCCCGTGTCCCGATGA
- a CDS encoding ABC transporter permease: MPGLVPVTETLRTVERRPPEPGGPAAGEEHEDLIRVTAGGGAAAGRRRPGAFWRLLASELGLTFRRPRNMALLAVLGVVPIVLGVGLRLAAGTTGDGEMGGIIQDVAGNSLMLTFLSFSFLVLLLMPVAVSVVAGDSIAGEAGGGTLRYLLAAPAGRTRLLAVKYLNAVVFAYAATVVVAVSALLTGLALFPGGSVTLLSGTTITMGEGLLRILIAIGYVGAGMAALAAVALALSTFTEVAIGAIAGTMVLLIVCQVLRAVPDLAPITPYLLPTRFTGFDAVLRTPIDLGALRDGLLSFAAYIALFGSIAWARFTGKDITS; encoded by the coding sequence ATGCCCGGCCTGGTGCCGGTCACGGAGACCCTGCGCACGGTCGAGCGCCGCCCGCCCGAGCCCGGCGGCCCGGCCGCCGGCGAGGAGCACGAGGACCTGATTCGGGTGACCGCCGGCGGGGGCGCGGCGGCCGGGCGGCGGCGGCCCGGCGCGTTCTGGCGGCTGCTGGCCTCGGAGCTCGGCCTGACCTTCCGCCGCCCCCGCAACATGGCGCTGCTCGCCGTGCTCGGCGTCGTCCCGATCGTGCTCGGCGTGGGCCTGCGCCTCGCCGCGGGCACGACCGGCGACGGCGAGATGGGCGGCATCATCCAGGACGTGGCCGGCAACAGCCTCATGCTGACGTTCCTGTCGTTCTCGTTCCTGGTGCTGCTGCTGATGCCGGTCGCGGTCAGCGTGGTCGCGGGCGACTCGATCGCGGGCGAGGCGGGCGGCGGCACGCTGCGCTACCTGCTGGCCGCCCCCGCGGGCCGGACCCGCCTGCTGGCGGTCAAGTACCTCAACGCGGTCGTCTTCGCCTACGCCGCGACCGTCGTCGTGGCCGTGTCGGCGCTGCTGACCGGCCTCGCGCTGTTCCCCGGCGGCTCGGTGACGCTGCTGTCGGGCACCACGATCACGATGGGCGAGGGCCTGCTGCGCATCCTCATCGCCATCGGCTACGTGGGGGCCGGCATGGCGGCGCTGGCCGCCGTCGCGCTGGCGCTGTCGACGTTCACCGAGGTCGCCATCGGGGCCATCGCCGGCACGATGGTGCTGCTCATCGTGTGCCAGGTGCTGCGCGCGGTGCCGGACCTCGCGCCGATCACGCCGTACCTGCTGCCGACCCGGTTCACCGGCTTCGACGCGGTGCTGCGCACCCCCATCGATCTTGGGGCGTTGCGCGACGGGCTGCTGTCGTTCGCCGCCTACATCGCGCTGTTCGGCTCGATCGCCTGGGCCCGCTTCACCGGCAAGGACATCACGTCCTGA
- a CDS encoding LysR family transcriptional regulator: MNLQQLRYVVATAEHRTMTDAARSLYIAQPALSRAIRDLERELGMTLFARSGRGVVVTAQGRRVVKLAREALDAVHEIEGLANHTGATDAELRIASTPSLEPGLAGRLLPAYAAEHPGVRVQIVRCDGREAVVSAIRDQRADLGLTDLPVPADLVTHPLERQEIVLISPPGLELPNPVPMGRLHGMRLALPARGSTRRRELDAMFGRYAVTPTVVLETDERNGWLNAVRAGRASLLWYRGMAEQAARAGLVVRSLEPAVRRVIAVVHARRRLPLIAQDFLATAEKGTTAA; encoded by the coding sequence ATGAATCTCCAGCAGCTCCGCTATGTGGTCGCGACTGCGGAGCACCGCACCATGACCGACGCGGCCAGGTCGCTGTACATCGCGCAGCCAGCGCTCTCCCGCGCGATCCGCGATCTCGAGCGCGAGCTCGGCATGACCCTGTTCGCCCGTTCCGGCCGTGGCGTCGTCGTCACCGCCCAGGGCAGGCGGGTGGTCAAGCTCGCACGGGAGGCGCTCGACGCCGTCCACGAGATCGAGGGCCTGGCCAACCACACCGGCGCCACGGACGCCGAACTGCGCATCGCCTCGACGCCCAGCCTGGAGCCCGGACTCGCGGGGCGGCTGCTGCCGGCCTACGCGGCCGAGCACCCGGGCGTACGCGTCCAGATCGTGCGCTGCGACGGCCGCGAGGCGGTCGTCAGCGCCATCCGGGACCAGCGGGCCGACCTCGGTCTCACCGACCTGCCGGTGCCCGCCGACCTCGTCACCCACCCCCTCGAACGGCAGGAGATCGTGCTGATCTCCCCGCCCGGGCTCGAACTGCCGAACCCGGTGCCGATGGGCAGGCTGCACGGCATGCGCCTGGCCCTCCCGGCCCGCGGCAGCACCCGGCGCAGGGAGCTCGACGCGATGTTCGGCCGCTACGCCGTCACCCCGACGGTCGTGCTGGAGACCGACGAGCGCAACGGCTGGCTCAACGCCGTCCGCGCCGGCCGGGCCTCGCTCCTGTGGTACCGCGGCATGGCCGAGCAGGCCGCCCGCGCCGGCCTCGTGGTGCGCTCGCTCGAACCGGCGGTGCGCCGCGTCATCGCCGTCGTGCACGCCCGCCGCAGACTGCCGCTCATCGCCCAGGACTTCCTGGCGACCGCGGAGAAGGGAACGACAGCCGCCTGA
- a CDS encoding LolA family protein — protein MRRGTFVRWGVPIAAAAVIGAAIGAGPVIAAVSGDPALPERSAEQLLADAAAATGKQQGVKPMSGTVQQTASLGLPALPSAGETSPLSLLSGTHEVKVWYGGEDKIRVAMPTQLNETNLIYNGKQIWYWDSATNTATRLSVKAGAEEQHALPTPQPTDLTPQQAAARLLAAVDEHTAVRVINTAEVAGRPVYQLVLAPKAEGSLVQEVRIALDGETYVPLQVQLYAKGSAEPAYQVGFTQVTFTPPAPENFSFTPPAGAKVEEATIGDEGFGKQAEQRAEHAADMAGKAKVVGEGWTTVAVLPFSRADLKAQAGQDGQGGRNGQNADPGALLDTVLKSATPVSGPWGSGKLIKTKLVTALLTDDGRLLAGAVTPEEIVKAAGVK, from the coding sequence ATGCGCAGAGGCACGTTCGTGAGGTGGGGAGTCCCGATCGCGGCGGCGGCCGTGATCGGAGCCGCGATCGGCGCCGGCCCCGTCATAGCCGCGGTGAGCGGCGATCCCGCGCTGCCGGAGCGCTCGGCCGAGCAGTTGCTCGCCGACGCCGCGGCGGCCACCGGCAAGCAGCAGGGCGTCAAGCCGATGTCCGGCACGGTGCAGCAGACCGCCTCGCTCGGCCTGCCCGCCCTGCCGTCCGCCGGGGAGACGTCGCCGCTCAGCCTGCTGTCCGGCACGCACGAGGTGAAGGTCTGGTACGGCGGCGAGGACAAGATCCGCGTCGCCATGCCCACCCAGCTCAACGAGACCAACCTGATCTACAACGGCAAGCAGATCTGGTACTGGGACAGCGCCACCAACACCGCCACCCGGCTGAGCGTCAAGGCCGGCGCGGAGGAGCAGCACGCGCTGCCCACGCCGCAGCCGACCGACCTGACGCCGCAGCAGGCGGCGGCGCGGCTGCTGGCCGCCGTGGACGAGCACACCGCGGTCCGGGTGATCAACACCGCCGAGGTCGCGGGCCGGCCGGTCTACCAGCTCGTGCTGGCGCCTAAGGCCGAGGGCTCGCTGGTGCAGGAGGTGCGGATCGCGCTCGACGGCGAGACGTACGTGCCGCTCCAGGTGCAGCTCTACGCCAAGGGGTCGGCCGAGCCGGCGTACCAGGTGGGCTTCACCCAGGTCACCTTCACCCCGCCGGCGCCGGAGAACTTCAGCTTCACGCCGCCCGCCGGCGCCAAGGTGGAGGAGGCGACGATCGGCGACGAGGGCTTCGGCAAGCAGGCCGAGCAGCGGGCCGAGCACGCCGCCGACATGGCGGGCAAGGCCAAGGTCGTCGGCGAGGGGTGGACGACCGTCGCGGTCCTGCCGTTCTCGCGGGCCGACCTGAAGGCCCAGGCCGGGCAGGACGGCCAGGGCGGGCGCAACGGGCAGAACGCCGACCCCGGCGCGCTGCTCGACACCGTGCTCAAGTCCGCCACCCCGGTGAGCGGGCCGTGGGGCTCGGGCAAGCTGATCAAGACGAAGCTCGTCACCGCCCTGCTGACCGACGACGGCCGCCTGCTGGCCGGCGCGGTCACCCCCGAGGAGATCGTCAAGGCGGCGGGCGTCAAGTGA
- a CDS encoding SAM-dependent methyltransferase, translated as MTWTAFGPMMIAACERFLPPEARIVDDDLAPRLLPPALRLLIRLPAARRALVAGSERRLPGIWASVLCRKRYADDQVRAALEAGVDQVVVLGAGLDTRACRLAGPKVRAFELDLPDNVARKRRRLTRAFGRVPEGLTLVPIDFDRGGLARTLATAGFRADRPAVFVWEAVTQYLSEDGVRATLASLSRAAPGSRLLFTYVRRDFLDGVNLYGGGRMRRDFVERRPVFRFGLLPEEVAGLLAPYGWAEAEQAGPAEYAARYLRPSRRDRGLSAPTEIERFVLATTAAAREG; from the coding sequence GTGACGTGGACCGCGTTCGGGCCGATGATGATCGCCGCCTGCGAGCGGTTCCTCCCCCCTGAGGCCAGGATCGTGGACGACGACCTGGCCCCGCGGCTCCTGCCGCCCGCCCTGCGGCTGCTGATCCGGCTGCCGGCCGCCCGCCGGGCGCTGGTCGCCGGGTCGGAGCGCCGCCTGCCCGGCATCTGGGCGAGCGTGCTGTGCCGCAAGCGGTATGCCGACGACCAGGTGCGGGCCGCGCTGGAGGCCGGCGTCGACCAGGTCGTGGTCCTCGGCGCGGGCCTGGACACCCGGGCCTGCCGCCTGGCGGGCCCCAAGGTGCGGGCGTTCGAGCTGGACCTGCCGGACAACGTGGCCCGCAAGCGGCGCCGGCTGACCCGCGCGTTCGGCCGGGTGCCCGAGGGCCTCACCCTGGTCCCGATCGACTTCGACCGCGGCGGCCTGGCCAGGACGCTGGCGACGGCCGGGTTCCGCGCCGACCGCCCGGCGGTGTTCGTGTGGGAGGCGGTCACCCAGTACCTCAGCGAGGACGGCGTCCGCGCCACCCTCGCCTCCCTGTCGAGGGCGGCCCCGGGCAGCCGCCTGCTCTTCACCTACGTCCGCCGCGACTTCCTGGACGGCGTGAACCTGTACGGGGGCGGCCGCATGCGCCGCGACTTCGTCGAGCGGCGGCCGGTGTTCCGCTTCGGCCTGCTGCCTGAGGAGGTGGCCGGGCTGCTGGCCCCGTACGGGTGGGCGGAGGCGGAGCAGGCCGGTCCGGCCGAGTACGCGGCCCGCTACCTGCGTCCGTCGCGCCGGGACCGGGGCCTGAGCGCCCCGACGGAGATCGAGCGGTTCGTGCTGGCGACGACCGCGGCGGCGCGAGAAGGTTAG